A DNA window from Maribellus comscasis contains the following coding sequences:
- a CDS encoding M81 family metallopeptidase → MNKVFSFITMISVLFLASCHSGNRKQNNDTGATELPRIAICGLAIESSTFSPAVTNAEAFRVRTGEEIFSYYPFLAEDAPDRKRAEWFPTLRGHAIPGGIVTREAYDSLMNEMLAKLKENLPYDGVFFDIHGAMSVVGIDDPEGDMIKKIREVVGLETVISTSMDLHGNVSERLAHHTDLITCYRMAPHEDALESKQRALENLLERLENGKGKPKYKAWIPVPILLPGEKTSTRIEPGKSLYARVPGVADQEGVIDAAIWIGYAWADEPRNRGYVMVTGDDRKKVVEGAEYLAKSFWDVRNEFEFVAPVAPLGECLDMAVKSDKHPFIISDMGDNPTAGGAGDVSWTLTEILKRPEFQSENGPSLIYASIPGPELVEKAIVAGIGAKVSGVAGAMVDDRYAPPVKLSGKVLAIETNDATAGEIAVIQVGSVKAIVTKKRKPYHYERDFTQIGLAPREADIVVVKIGYLVPELYNMRADWIMALTPGGVDQDLERLGYQRIHRPMFPLDKEMADPDLSAQLIPSSEEM, encoded by the coding sequence ATGAATAAAGTATTTTCTTTCATCACTATGATATCGGTTTTGTTTTTAGCGTCCTGCCATTCGGGAAACAGGAAGCAAAACAACGACACAGGTGCGACCGAGCTTCCCCGGATAGCCATTTGCGGACTGGCAATTGAATCAAGTACTTTTTCTCCGGCGGTTACAAATGCAGAAGCATTTCGTGTTCGAACCGGAGAAGAAATATTTTCCTATTACCCGTTTTTGGCGGAAGATGCTCCCGACCGAAAAAGGGCCGAATGGTTTCCAACACTTCGCGGGCATGCTATCCCGGGAGGTATTGTAACACGCGAAGCGTACGACAGTTTGATGAATGAAATGCTGGCTAAACTAAAAGAAAACCTTCCTTATGATGGAGTATTTTTTGACATTCACGGAGCGATGAGTGTTGTAGGTATAGATGATCCGGAGGGAGACATGATTAAAAAAATACGTGAGGTAGTAGGTCTTGAAACGGTAATTTCAACATCGATGGATCTGCACGGAAATGTAAGTGAACGTCTGGCGCATCACACGGATTTGATAACCTGCTACAGAATGGCACCCCATGAAGACGCGCTGGAGTCAAAACAACGGGCACTTGAAAATCTGCTCGAAAGGTTGGAGAACGGAAAAGGCAAACCAAAATACAAAGCCTGGATACCGGTGCCGATTTTATTACCGGGAGAAAAAACCAGCACACGAATCGAACCCGGGAAAAGTTTGTATGCCAGGGTGCCGGGGGTTGCCGATCAGGAAGGTGTAATTGATGCAGCCATCTGGATTGGTTATGCGTGGGCTGATGAACCGCGTAACCGGGGATATGTTATGGTTACCGGCGATGACAGAAAAAAGGTGGTGGAAGGTGCCGAATATCTCGCAAAAAGTTTCTGGGATGTGCGGAATGAGTTTGAGTTTGTGGCCCCGGTGGCTCCACTCGGTGAATGTTTGGATATGGCCGTAAAAAGCGACAAACATCCGTTTATTATCAGCGATATGGGGGACAATCCAACTGCAGGAGGAGCAGGAGATGTTTCCTGGACTTTGACTGAAATTCTTAAACGCCCTGAGTTTCAATCAGAAAATGGCCCGTCGCTGATTTATGCTTCCATTCCCGGGCCGGAATTGGTTGAAAAAGCAATAGTAGCAGGGATAGGAGCTAAAGTAAGCGGTGTGGCAGGTGCAATGGTTGATGACCGTTATGCACCGCCCGTAAAACTCTCGGGTAAAGTGCTGGCCATTGAAACCAACGATGCTACTGCCGGTGAGATAGCTGTTATTCAGGTGGGCAGTGTAAAAGCGATTGTAACAAAAAAACGCAAACCCTATCATTACGAAAGGGATTTTACTCAGATCGGTTTGGCCCCCCGGGAAGCAGATATTGTGGTGGTTAAAATTGGTTATCTGGTACCCGAACTTTATAATATGAGGGCCGACTGGATTATGGCGCTGACTCCGGGGGGCGTGGATCAGGATTTGGAACGCCTCGGATATCAGCGAATCCACAGACCAATGTTCCCCCTGGATAAAGAAATGGCAGACCCGGATCTGTCGGCACAACTGATTCCTTCTTCGGAGGAAATGTAG
- a CDS encoding ATP-binding protein translates to MNKTLTTFIKNLSGIIPYPNLGKTELFVEWKNRLLFFLLGALVVLGTVAYVPSMLLAVKEKLWSVAAIDSLVYLSVAYITFSKKISANTKVLGSIVIFYFLGVALLLFLGKDGAGFNWLFIYPILSSFFYGRNGATKATLVNIITLVLLALPVYFKWTEVGLISEYGIAGWIVNSVNFIVICALISFSLAIIISNIDKSLKTEKELTHLLTENQEKLAVEKERAEESDRLKSTFLANMSHEIRTPMNSILGFSNLLSDPDISPDKTQKYNQLIHLAGGQLMNIIDDIIDISKIELNQMKIKKAPMNVWQCITEILEIQQNRIESLDKDLLLNADVPAEYQRLLIESDELRVKQILNNLVGNAVKYTQKGSVTFGYRPKILDNKKVIEFFVKDTGRGIPPGDQEKIFGRFAQAENVDFKEGTGLGLSITKGLLELLEGKIWLKSEAGKGSKFYFTLPYNESTVKNKNKPSASIVSDLTGKTIYIAEDDTFSFYYLAELLKPTHIKIRKAVNGKELLDLIREKTPDLVLLDINMPVMDGYEAIQKIRKTQPNLPVIAQTAYAMAEEQQKCINLGCNDYIAKPIKKDRFFYLLNTYLKN, encoded by the coding sequence ATGAATAAAACGTTGACCACATTTATCAAAAATCTTTCAGGAATTATTCCCTACCCTAATTTAGGCAAGACAGAATTGTTTGTGGAATGGAAAAACCGGCTGTTGTTTTTCCTTCTGGGAGCGTTGGTTGTTTTGGGTACCGTTGCCTATGTCCCAAGTATGCTTCTTGCTGTAAAAGAAAAACTGTGGTCTGTTGCTGCCATTGATTCTCTGGTTTATCTTTCTGTAGCTTATATCACTTTTTCAAAAAAAATATCCGCCAACACAAAGGTTCTTGGCAGTATTGTTATTTTTTATTTTCTGGGTGTTGCTCTTTTGTTGTTTCTGGGGAAAGACGGAGCCGGTTTTAACTGGTTATTTATCTATCCCATCCTTTCGAGCTTTTTTTATGGACGAAACGGCGCTACAAAGGCTACCCTGGTAAATATAATTACACTTGTTCTTTTAGCCCTTCCTGTTTATTTTAAATGGACAGAAGTTGGTCTTATCAGTGAATACGGGATTGCGGGATGGATAGTAAACTCCGTGAATTTTATCGTTATCTGTGCTCTCATTTCTTTTTCACTTGCCATCATTATTTCCAATATCGATAAGTCGCTAAAAACAGAAAAAGAACTAACCCACCTGTTAACCGAAAATCAGGAGAAACTGGCTGTTGAAAAGGAAAGAGCGGAAGAATCAGACCGGTTAAAATCTACTTTTCTGGCGAATATGAGCCATGAAATACGAACACCGATGAACTCCATTCTGGGTTTTTCCAATTTATTGTCAGACCCGGATATTTCACCGGATAAAACGCAAAAATACAACCAGCTTATTCATCTGGCAGGTGGACAATTAATGAATATTATCGATGACATAATCGATATTTCAAAAATTGAATTAAACCAGATGAAGATAAAAAAAGCTCCGATGAATGTGTGGCAGTGTATAACAGAAATCCTCGAAATTCAGCAAAACAGAATCGAATCGCTTGATAAGGATTTGTTACTAAACGCGGATGTCCCGGCAGAATACCAGCGCTTGCTGATTGAGTCTGACGAATTGCGGGTAAAACAAATTTTAAATAACCTGGTTGGCAATGCTGTAAAATACACCCAAAAAGGAAGCGTTACGTTTGGATACCGTCCAAAAATACTGGACAATAAAAAGGTAATTGAATTTTTTGTAAAAGATACCGGACGCGGGATTCCCCCGGGAGATCAGGAAAAAATATTTGGTCGTTTTGCACAAGCCGAAAATGTGGATTTTAAAGAAGGAACCGGTCTGGGGCTAAGTATCACCAAAGGCCTGCTTGAGCTTCTGGAAGGAAAAATATGGCTAAAATCGGAAGCAGGAAAAGGAAGTAAATTTTACTTTACACTTCCCTATAATGAAAGTACAGTTAAAAACAAAAACAAACCCAGCGCATCAATCGTTTCCGACCTGACCGGAAAAACGATTTATATTGCAGAAGACGATACCTTCTCATTCTACTATCTGGCGGAATTGTTAAAACCAACACATATCAAAATCCGGAAGGCCGTTAACGGTAAGGAACTGCTTGACCTGATCCGGGAAAAGACACCTGACCTTGTTTTGCTCGACATCAATATGCCGGTTATGGATGGTTATGAAGCAATTCAGAAAATCAGGAAAACGCAGCCCAACCTGCCCGTAATTGCGCAAACCGCCTATGCTATGGCCGAAGAACAGCAAAAATGTATCAATCTCGGGTGCAACGACTATATCGCCAAACCCATAAAAAAGGACCGTTTTTTTTATTTGTTAAACACCTATCTCAAAAATTAG
- a CDS encoding fatty acid desaturase family protein yields the protein MIRYSKNKIDFLTELRTSVNEYFKTNNIEPYGNKAIIFKTAVMALLYFVPLILMISGVFTSVLPVLACWVVMGFGMSGVGMSTMHDANHGSFSKQKWMNKIFGNSLYLLGGFPPNWRYQHNTLHHGYTNIEGHDEDIAPPEVLRLSPHRPLKKMHRYQYLYAWFFYSLMTISWIIVTDFRRLKRYKKEMGVKLSGKRTYRSLLIDLIVSKILYYFFFLVVPLFTVPVAWYWVVTGFLLMHFTGGLVLASIFQTAHVVPSSEYPLPDENGEINNNWAAHQLYTTCNFAPKNRLFTWMVGGLNHQVEHHLFPNISHIHYRKIAGIVQEKAKKFGMPYHVNSSFLSAVIQHVRMLKLLGMPTKV from the coding sequence ATGATCAGATATTCTAAAAATAAAATAGATTTTTTAACCGAGTTAAGAACATCCGTAAACGAATATTTTAAAACAAACAACATAGAGCCCTATGGAAATAAAGCCATTATTTTTAAAACGGCAGTAATGGCGCTGCTTTATTTTGTACCGTTGATTCTTATGATTTCAGGCGTTTTTACTTCGGTACTTCCGGTGCTGGCCTGTTGGGTAGTTATGGGATTTGGTATGTCGGGAGTAGGAATGTCCACAATGCACGATGCAAACCACGGTTCTTTTTCGAAACAAAAGTGGATGAATAAAATATTTGGCAACTCATTGTATCTGCTGGGTGGGTTTCCTCCCAACTGGCGGTACCAGCACAATACACTTCATCACGGTTACACCAATATCGAAGGACACGATGAAGATATTGCTCCGCCGGAGGTACTGCGGCTTTCGCCTCACCGGCCTTTAAAAAAGATGCACCGTTACCAGTATTTGTATGCCTGGTTTTTTTACAGCTTAATGACCATTTCGTGGATAATTGTTACAGATTTCAGAAGATTAAAAAGGTACAAAAAAGAAATGGGTGTGAAGCTCAGCGGAAAAAGAACATACCGTAGTTTGCTGATTGATCTTATTGTTTCGAAAATCCTGTATTACTTCTTTTTTCTAGTCGTTCCCCTTTTTACTGTCCCGGTTGCATGGTATTGGGTGGTAACAGGTTTTTTGCTGATGCATTTTACCGGGGGACTGGTTTTGGCGAGTATTTTTCAAACGGCTCATGTAGTGCCTTCCTCCGAGTATCCCTTACCGGATGAAAACGGTGAAATCAATAACAACTGGGCAGCTCATCAATTGTATACCACCTGTAATTTTGCGCCCAAAAACCGGCTGTTTACCTGGATGGTAGGTGGTTTAAACCACCAGGTAGAACATCATCTGTTTCCCAACATCAGCCATATACATTACCGGAAAATCGCCGGGATTGTACAGGAAAAAGCCAAAAAATTTGGAATGCCCTATCATGTAAACAGCAGTTTTCTGAGTGCTGTAATCCAGCATGTACGAATGCTGAAACTCCTGGGGATGCCAACAAAGGTGTAA
- a CDS encoding PD40 domain-containing protein yields MKTNLYLLLFMAIAFLVANCEKSGDEPQPGNEPDSLPGKIVFQKVTSHTLKVATANSMHNSTSYGDAMIYTRPVWSDDGSRFAAFDLLNAAETGSSSVFALKIADTQNETHTSREIGSSTQIDLNGSPAWSPDGTTIAFLVAPYNKIIYLNTQNGDTVQTEFSDKISGDITALAWHPDGDIAINILFRHDFQNDNGIWLIEPFSTTLKEKIASVTEIYGIEFLDWNKAGSALLLSDSSYNDIYILITNTGVITPIPNLYGLAPCWSADGKYIMYTGISEHNGSALVPGLFVSDVNGSFEKLLITDAGYSDWH; encoded by the coding sequence ATGAAAACGAACCTTTACCTTCTTCTTTTTATGGCAATAGCTTTTCTTGTCGCGAATTGTGAAAAATCCGGCGATGAACCTCAACCGGGGAATGAACCCGATAGTCTTCCCGGAAAAATTGTTTTTCAAAAGGTAACTTCGCACACCTTGAAAGTGGCAACTGCAAATTCGATGCACAATTCAACATCATATGGCGACGCAATGATTTACACACGTCCGGTTTGGTCAGATGATGGCTCCCGATTTGCTGCATTTGATTTATTAAACGCCGCTGAAACCGGCTCTTCATCTGTTTTTGCCCTTAAAATTGCCGATACACAGAACGAAACCCATACAAGCCGGGAAATCGGGAGCTCCACACAAATTGACTTAAACGGATCGCCAGCCTGGTCGCCCGATGGAACGACCATTGCTTTTCTTGTCGCCCCATACAACAAAATCATTTATCTGAATACACAAAACGGAGATACCGTTCAAACTGAATTTTCAGATAAAATCTCCGGTGATATAACGGCACTTGCCTGGCATCCGGATGGAGATATTGCCATAAACATTCTTTTCCGGCACGATTTTCAAAACGACAACGGAATATGGCTGATTGAACCTTTTAGTACAACATTAAAGGAAAAAATAGCTTCCGTAACGGAAATCTACGGGATTGAATTTCTGGACTGGAATAAAGCGGGTTCAGCGCTGTTGTTATCGGACTCGTCCTACAACGATATTTACATTTTGATTACAAATACAGGTGTTATTACCCCAATACCAAATCTGTACGGATTGGCCCCCTGCTGGTCCGCTGATGGCAAATACATAATGTATACAGGCATATCGGAACACAATGGGTCTGCCCTTGTTCCCGGTTTGTTTGTTTCGGATGTGAATGGTTCATTTGAAAAACTGCTTATTACAGATGCGGGATATTCCGACTGGCATTAA
- a CDS encoding IS982 family transposase, which translates to MIKKSIAIYTIIDDLLKEIEHTEPQNRNISDAEVITTTVISALYFSGNQEKAICFMRSVSLIPNMLSKSRFNRRLHMIRDLIVDLFFQLSGMIKELNIESEYIIDSFPVKTCDNMRIANSKLIQGEIYRGKKATMRRWFYGFNVHVMVTTEGIPVEYTFLPGSKHNSEALKQLPFNLEQGSRVYADAGYTNYKIEDMLRDAEQIELLVARKCNSKRKREPYQEFLIESMRKRIETTFSEITTLLPKKIHAVTDYGFILKVIMFLFSYTLNKIEK; encoded by the coding sequence ATGATTAAAAAATCGATCGCAATTTACACAATTATTGATGATTTGCTGAAAGAGATAGAACATACTGAACCACAAAACCGGAACATTTCGGATGCAGAAGTAATTACCACAACAGTTATCTCTGCTCTTTATTTTTCAGGTAACCAGGAAAAGGCTATTTGCTTTATGCGCTCGGTAAGCTTAATACCTAATATGCTTTCTAAAAGTCGTTTCAACAGGAGGTTGCACATGATAAGGGATTTAATCGTTGATCTTTTCTTTCAGCTTTCAGGAATGATAAAGGAATTAAATATTGAATCAGAATATATCATTGACAGTTTTCCTGTAAAAACCTGTGATAATATGCGGATAGCCAACTCCAAACTTATACAAGGGGAAATATACAGAGGCAAAAAAGCTACCATGCGACGATGGTTCTATGGCTTTAATGTCCATGTAATGGTAACTACTGAGGGTATTCCGGTAGAATATACTTTTTTGCCGGGAAGCAAGCATAACTCAGAAGCTTTAAAACAATTACCGTTTAATTTAGAACAGGGAAGCCGGGTTTATGCTGATGCTGGTTATACAAATTACAAAATAGAGGACATGCTTCGAGATGCAGAGCAAATAGAATTACTTGTTGCCAGAAAATGCAACTCCAAACGAAAACGTGAGCCGTATCAGGAATTCCTGATAGAATCAATGCGCAAACGTATTGAAACAACTTTTAGTGAAATAACAACATTATTGCCAAAGAAAATACATGCTGTAACTGATTACGGATTCATCCTAAAAGTAATAATGTTCTTATTTTCATATACTTTGAATAAAATTGAAAAATAG
- a CDS encoding DUF6623 family protein yields MGNNINRNITQKGKLSSRLVSPPQLKYAAWAHGVSTQVERPNFLIGHRLGVCTIDDGDAWLGILRQGDGAKFYGEKDTNNWFHIALHSPVILNGTRLKLSKIFVLFRCAVASHHEDPERWYGTKIHSVHVWDGANRIKTFDNLELSGEHKTIKENVNQFILEPAIPVYYGISISVGVSFFGKYISYNKIKFYAAGGDFI; encoded by the coding sequence ATGGGAAATAATATAAATCGAAATATTACGCAAAAAGGAAAGCTGTCATCAAGGTTAGTTTCTCCGCCCCAGCTAAAATATGCGGCCTGGGCACATGGCGTTTCCACACAGGTTGAACGGCCAAATTTTCTCATTGGTCACAGACTCGGTGTTTGTACGATAGATGATGGCGATGCCTGGCTTGGAATTTTAAGACAGGGAGATGGTGCAAAATTTTATGGTGAAAAGGATACCAACAACTGGTTTCATATTGCTTTACATTCACCGGTTATTTTAAACGGAACAAGGCTAAAACTATCAAAAATATTTGTTCTCTTCAGGTGCGCTGTTGCTTCACATCACGAAGACCCGGAAAGATGGTATGGTACAAAAATTCATAGCGTTCATGTATGGGACGGTGCAAACAGAATTAAGACTTTTGACAATCTTGAGCTGTCCGGAGAGCACAAAACGATTAAGGAAAACGTAAATCAGTTTATTCTGGAACCTGCAATACCTGTTTACTACGGAATTAGTATTTCGGTTGGTGTCTCGTTTTTTGGTAAATATATAAGCTACAACAAGATTAAATTTTACGCTGCGGGGGGAGATTTTATTTAA
- a CDS encoding IS3 family transposase — protein MYPLVSKAVLCELFGFTRQAWYDNRKRQSGYQMEEVFILRQVKDLRKEHKRMGTEKLHRLIAPTLQKHNIKYGRDKFYILLREHGLLVRRRRRRPKTTNSKHFFRKYPNLVRDIEIMSSGRLWVSDITYIRTEKGFVYLSLVTDAYSRKIVGWCLWPDLTSEGALNALKMAISGEGVKQNLIHHSDRGIQYCCTDYVNYLQGSNINISMTENGDPYENAIAERVNGILKNEYDLNETYPDYHAALEATKVAVYKYNNKRPHRSVDFMLPVDAHKESGSLKKHWKKREFNTTGKEATEYKPATKTSDKK, from the coding sequence ATGTATCCTTTGGTTTCCAAGGCGGTACTATGCGAACTGTTTGGGTTTACCCGCCAGGCCTGGTACGACAATAGGAAACGTCAATCCGGGTACCAGATGGAGGAAGTTTTTATATTAAGACAGGTAAAAGATTTGCGTAAAGAGCACAAGCGGATGGGGACAGAGAAGCTCCACCGGCTGATTGCGCCGACCCTTCAGAAACATAATATTAAATATGGAAGGGACAAGTTTTATATCCTGCTGCGGGAACATGGCCTGTTGGTCAGGCGGCGCAGGCGCAGGCCTAAAACAACCAATTCGAAGCATTTTTTCCGCAAGTATCCCAACCTGGTAAGGGATATTGAGATAATGAGTTCCGGGCGTTTATGGGTTAGCGACATAACCTACATTCGCACTGAAAAAGGTTTTGTTTACCTCTCGCTTGTTACCGATGCATATTCCAGAAAAATTGTTGGCTGGTGCCTCTGGCCCGACCTCACCAGCGAAGGGGCTTTAAATGCTCTAAAGATGGCCATTTCAGGGGAAGGGGTGAAGCAGAACCTTATCCACCATTCCGACCGCGGCATCCAGTATTGCTGCACCGACTATGTGAACTACCTGCAAGGTTCAAATATCAATATTTCGATGACAGAAAACGGCGACCCCTATGAAAACGCTATAGCCGAGCGGGTTAATGGTATTTTAAAGAATGAATATGATTTAAACGAAACTTACCCGGATTATCATGCAGCCCTGGAAGCAACAAAGGTTGCGGTTTACAAATACAACAACAAACGTCCGCACCGCAGCGTGGATTTTATGCTTCCGGTGGATGCACACAAGGAATCGGGATCACTTAAAAAGCACTGGAAAAAGCGGGAATTTAATACGACGGGAAAAGAAGCAACAGAATACAAACCTGCAACAAAAACCAGCGATAAAAAATGA
- a CDS encoding HNH endonuclease codes for MENLKSQNIRSAVFNWLNSLVFKYPDKVIPSKELTHGCIINGERIVLSGAQGIWKPKQLEYPISIKSVSDSIYDDVHLEDNLIHYKYRGTNPNFYVNVGLRECMNQKIPLVYLHQVVKGKYLVEWPVFIVADDPRNLTFTVEANAHQIDFNSHLDITEEPNELERKYATRQMIQRLHQGTFRERVLEAYHEHCAMCNLKHRELLDAAHIIPDNKGGKPVVPNGLSLCKIHHAAFDQNIIGITPDYQMHVREDILSEIDGPMLKHGIQEMHGNKLILPRSSSLQPNKAWLEERFDAFKRIG; via the coding sequence ATGGAAAACCTAAAAAGCCAAAACATCAGATCTGCTGTCTTTAACTGGTTAAATTCACTTGTTTTTAAATATCCAGACAAAGTAATTCCATCAAAGGAACTTACTCACGGCTGTATTATTAATGGTGAACGTATTGTTTTATCCGGTGCTCAAGGAATATGGAAACCCAAACAATTAGAATATCCAATTTCAATAAAATCGGTTAGTGACAGTATTTATGATGATGTACATTTAGAAGATAATTTAATACACTACAAATACAGAGGTACCAATCCCAACTTCTATGTGAATGTTGGATTGCGTGAATGTATGAATCAGAAAATTCCTTTGGTCTATCTTCATCAGGTTGTAAAAGGAAAATATCTGGTTGAATGGCCAGTTTTTATTGTTGCCGATGATCCCAGAAATCTAACCTTCACCGTTGAAGCAAATGCACATCAAATTGATTTTAATTCTCATTTAGATATTACCGAAGAACCCAACGAACTGGAACGAAAGTATGCTACAAGGCAAATGATTCAACGTTTGCACCAGGGAACTTTCCGGGAAAGGGTTTTAGAAGCTTACCATGAACATTGTGCAATGTGCAATTTAAAACATCGCGAATTGTTGGATGCTGCACACATTATTCCCGACAACAAAGGAGGAAAACCAGTTGTACCCAATGGACTTTCATTATGCAAAATTCACCATGCAGCTTTTGATCAAAATATCATTGGAATTACTCCTGATTACCAAATGCATGTGCGTGAAGATATTCTTAGCGAGATTGATGGGCCAATGCTGAAGCATGGAATCCAGGAAATGCATGGGAATAAATTGATTTTACCTCGATCATCTTCTTTGCAACCGAATAAAGCGTGGTTGGAAGAACGATTTGATGCATTTAAAAGAATAGGATAA
- a CDS encoding citrate (Si)-synthase, producing MKKLKENVRLRIETQGREIARILENYSDTEIGKVTVKHLMGGMRGLQAMVCNTSYVDPQKGLFVGGFDVPAFSGKTPEEILYLLCTGVFPKKDALTELRDELAKRHEVPRHVWPLLRNLPKDTHPMTMLSMGILAMDSQSVFKQKYSEGIPKKEHWEYTLEDSLNLIAKLPELAAGIYRIRFFDGELISYAPSLDWAENLVHMLGIETADSSFADFMRLYLVLHCDHEGGNVSAFTARVVNSALSNIYYAASAGLNGLAGPLHGLANQECLRFIQRIHDQLGKSPGKEEIRSYVLKTLDSGNVIPGYGHAVLRATDPRFTAFLKFSGKYCDTTPYLQTVKDLYAVVPGLLKTYKGGKVANPYPNVDAISGTLLHYYGLEHFDYYTVLFGVSRILGFCAQNTIARGLNQPIIRPKSVTNKWLLDFLGKASKDIKHQKTMSIKFPRKKQTRESLKRE from the coding sequence ATGAAAAAATTAAAGGAAAATGTAAGGCTTAGAATAGAGACGCAGGGCAGAGAAATCGCCCGTATTCTCGAAAATTATTCCGACACCGAAATCGGAAAAGTTACCGTAAAACACCTGATGGGTGGAATGAGAGGCCTGCAAGCCATGGTTTGCAACACCTCGTATGTCGATCCTCAGAAAGGGCTCTTTGTTGGTGGATTTGATGTTCCTGCATTCTCGGGAAAAACACCGGAAGAGATTCTTTACCTTCTCTGTACCGGAGTATTCCCCAAAAAAGATGCACTGACAGAACTCAGAGACGAGCTGGCCAAACGCCATGAGGTGCCCCGCCATGTATGGCCCCTGTTGCGTAATCTTCCCAAAGACACTCATCCAATGACGATGCTGAGCATGGGGATACTTGCCATGGACAGCCAGTCGGTATTTAAACAAAAATATTCAGAGGGAATCCCCAAAAAGGAACATTGGGAATACACGCTGGAGGATTCGCTCAACCTGATAGCAAAACTCCCCGAACTGGCTGCAGGGATTTACCGCATCCGCTTTTTTGACGGGGAACTGATTTCCTATGCTCCTTCGCTCGACTGGGCAGAAAACCTGGTGCATATGCTTGGAATAGAAACAGCGGATTCTTCGTTTGCCGATTTTATGCGGCTGTATCTTGTGCTCCACTGCGACCATGAAGGCGGAAATGTGAGTGCTTTTACGGCAAGAGTGGTGAACTCGGCTCTGTCGAATATTTATTACGCTGCCTCGGCGGGACTAAACGGGCTTGCCGGTCCGCTGCACGGACTTGCCAACCAGGAATGTCTCCGGTTTATTCAGCGAATTCACGATCAACTGGGTAAATCTCCAGGCAAAGAGGAAATTCGTTCTTACGTACTAAAAACACTTGACTCGGGGAATGTAATACCGGGTTATGGTCATGCCGTACTCCGCGCTACCGATCCCCGCTTTACCGCTTTCCTGAAATTCAGCGGGAAATACTGCGACACAACTCCTTATCTTCAAACGGTTAAGGATTTATATGCGGTGGTTCCCGGATTACTTAAGACATATAAAGGCGGAAAAGTAGCCAATCCGTATCCGAATGTGGATGCAATTTCAGGAACATTGCTGCATTACTACGGACTGGAGCATTTCGATTATTACACGGTATTGTTTGGCGTCTCACGAATTTTGGGTTTCTGCGCACAGAATACCATTGCAAGAGGACTAAACCAGCCCATTATCCGTCCAAAAAGTGTGACCAATAAATGGTTACTGGATTTCCTTGGAAAGGCTTCAAAAGATATTAAACATCAAAAAACGATGTCCATCAAATTTCCGAGAAAAAAGCAAACCCGTGAAAGTTTGAAGAGAGAGTAA